A part of Perca fluviatilis chromosome 15, GENO_Pfluv_1.0, whole genome shotgun sequence genomic DNA contains:
- the LOC120575070 gene encoding dual specificity mitogen-activated protein kinase kinase 6, protein MSLSKGGKKKNPGLKLAKEVFAQPTPAAAAPPRDLDSKAYVTIGDQNFVVKADDLEQIEELGRGAYGVVDKMKHVPSGVIMAVKRIRATVNTLEQKRLLMDLDISMRTVDCFFTVTFYGALFREGDVWICMELMDTSLDKFYKKVIEKGKNIPEDILGKITVAIVKALEHLHSNLSVIHRDVKPSNVLINTEGQVKMCDFGISGHLVDSVAKTMDAGCKPYMAPERINPDLNQKGYSVKSDIWSLGITMIELAILKFPYDSWGTPFQQLKQVVDEPSPQLPADRFSPEFVDFISQCLRKKPNERPAYTELMQHPFFTVHDSKDTDVASFVKVILDE, encoded by the exons ATGTCTCTGTCTAAAGGAG ggaagaagaagaacccTGGGCTGAAGCTGGCCAAAGAAGTGTTTGCACAGCccacaccagcagcagcagc GCCTCCTCGAGATCTTGACTCGAAAGCTTACGTCACAATTGGAGATCAG AACTTTGTGGTGAAGGCCGATGACTTGGAGCAGATTGAAGAGCTGGGCAGGGGAGCGTACGGGGTGGTGGACAAGATGAAACATGTGCCCAGTGGTGTAATCATGGCTGTCAAG AGGATTCGTGCCACTGTCAACACTCTGGAGCAGAAGAGGCTTCTGATGGACTTGGACATTTCCATGAGGACAGTGGACTGCTTCTTCACTGTCACCTTCTATGGCGCCCTCTTCAGAGAG gGTGACGTTTGGATCTGTATGGAGCTGATGGACACATCTCTGGATAAGTTCTACAAGAAGGTCATTGAGAAAGGCAAAAACATCCCTGAGGACATCTTGGGCAAGATCACTGTAGCA ATTGTCAAGGCATTAGAGCATCTGCACAGTAACCTGTCAGTGATACACAGAG ATGTGAAGCCCTCTAATGTTCTGATCAACACTGAGGGCCAAGTGAAAATGTGTGACTTTGGCATCAGTGGCCATCTGGTGGACTCTGTGGCTAAAACAATGGATGCAGGCTGCAAGCCCTACATGGCG CCTGAGCGGATCAACCCCGACCTCAACCAGAAAGGCTACAGTGTCAAGTCAGACATCTGGAGTCTTGGTATCACAATG ATTGAGCTGGCCATTTTGAAATTCCCCTACGACTCATGGGGCACCCCGTTCCAGCAGCTCAAACAGGTGGTGGACGAGCCGTCTCCACAGTTGCCCGCCGACCGTTTCTCCCCAGAGTTTGTAGACTTCATCTCCCAGTG CTTAAGAAAGAAGCCAAATGAGCGACCAGCTTATACAGAATTAATG CAACATCCGTTTTTCACCGTGCATGACTCCAAAGACACAGACGTGGCCAGTTTTGTCAAGGTCATCCTGGACGAGTGA
- the btbd17b gene encoding BTB/POZ domain-containing protein 17 produces MVRSCEQGIPAWVYVGTLLLLIHSVTVRGAALKQEVVLDNWATVLNHSMNLVQRMETLLALGNGSDVTLRVQTINTDEVKVIQAHSLVLALQSDVFEELLLTRNNSAVVLRETPDCAAVFDKFVRYLYCGDISVRLDQAISLHKLASKYHVWALQQGLTQYMTQHLSSDSPTGHVIGWYNYALQIGDMVLRDSCLQYLSWNLSSVLQSGEWGSISEDLLLSLLQRSDLILQSELELYEALEAWISQNQPVSSTVESALRAVRYGMIPPQHLFRLQKQSPLMQKNYESIRDLLYLAFQFHSASPIQLAKYFDVNCSIFTPRNYLSTSWGSPWVINNPTRDDRSFSFQTQLGPSGHDSSKRVTWNALFSPRWFPLSARSTYTELGAMQPTRTDGGRPRIIVTPATSSPDFAGVSFQKTVIVMARQQGKVVVRHVYNFHQSTEEAGDFLVDADLQRRASEYLIDSSLYLHIVIKPLYHTLIVARK; encoded by the exons ATGGTACGCTCATGTGAACAAGGGATCCCTGCCTGGGTCTATGTGGGCACCCTGCTCCTCTTAATCCACTCTGTCACAGTTAGAGGAG CTGCCCTGAAACAGGAGGTAGTGTTGGACAATTGGGCCACGGTGCTGAATCACTCCATGAATTTGGTGCAGCGTATGGAGACCCTGCTGGCCCTGGGGAACGGCAGTGATGTCACTCTCCGGGTGCAGACCATCAACACGGACGAGGTGAAGGTGATCCAGGCCCACAGTCTGGTTCTGGCGCTGCAGAGTGACGTGTTTGAGGAACTACTGCTCACTCGCAACAACAGTGCTGTGGTTTTGAGGGAGACGCCCGACTGTGCAGCTGTCTTTGACAAGTTTGTCAG gTATCTGTACTGCGGTGACATCTCAGTGCGGCTAGATCAGGCCATTTCTCTGCATAAACTGGCCAGCAAGTATCATGTGTGGGCCTTGCAACAGGGTCTGACCCAGTATATGACCCAACATCTGTCTAGTGATTCACCCACAGGCCATGTCATTGGCTGGTACAACTATGCATTACAAATTGGGGACATGGTCCTGCGGGACAGCTGCCTGCAGTACCTGTCCTGGAACCTGTCATCTGTGCTGCAGAGCGGAGAATGGGGCTCCATCAGTGAAGACCTACTCCTCTCCTTGCTCCAGCGCTCTGACCTCATTCTTCAGAGTGAGCTGGAGCTCTACGAGGCCCTTGAGGCCTGGATTAGCCAGAACCAGCCAGTCAGTTCGACAGTGGAAAGTGCCCTAAGGGCTGTCCGATACGGCATGATTCCCCCTCAGCATCTCTTTCGTCTTCAGAAGCAATCCCCCCTCATGCAGAAGAATTACGAGTCTATCCGTGATCTACTCTACCTAGCGTTCCAATTTCACTCCGCCTCACCTATCCAACTGGCCAAGTACTTTGATGTCAACTGCAGTATTTTCACTCCCCGTAACTACCTGTCCACCTCCTGGGGTTCCCCTTGGGTCATCAATAACCCCACCCGTGATGACCGCAGTTTTAGCTTCCAGACCCAGCTCGGGCCCAGCGGCCATGACTCCAGTAAGAGAGTGACCTGGAATGCCCTATTCTCCCCTCGTTGGTTCCCACTCAGTGCCAGGTCAACCTATACTGAGCTGGGTGCCATGCAGCCTACACGCACAGATGGAGGTCGACCTCGCATCATTGTAACACCAGCCACTTCTAGTCCAGACTTTGCTGGTGTGAGTTTCCAGAAGACGGTGATCGTGATGGCAAGACAGCAAGGAAAAGTGGTGGTTCGTCACGTCTACAACTTCCACCAAAGCACAGAGGAGGCCGGGGATTTCCTGGTGGATGCTGACCTGCAGCGCCGTGCATCAGAGTACCTGATTGACAGCTCCCTCTATCTGCACATTGTAATAAAACCACTCTACCATACCCTCATTGTTGCCAGGAAGTAA